In Flavobacterium sp. GSB-24, the genomic window AGTCCCGTTACAAAATCTGCAGAACCTGCATCATTTGTTTCATTTTCAAAAACGGGAATATAATCTCTAAATTCTGTTACCAGCTGCTCGTGGTTTTCTAAAAGTTCAGATAACATATGTTTTTGAGAGGCATATTCTTTTGGTGATTCCTTTATAGTAGAATTTTCAATAAACTCTTTCATAGTACCAATTGTTTTTTCTCCAAGCTGGCTGATGCGTTCTGCAACTTCATCAATGTTAGCTTCTAGGATTCGGTACTGATCTTCAAACAACTTATGTAATTCCATGAAGCTGTTTCCAGAAATGTTCCAGTGAAATTTTCTAGTTTTTACATACAGTGTCATTTCGTTTGATAAAATCGTGGCTAATATAGTGGCGCTTTTTTTTAAATTTTTAGGTGATATTCCGATATTTGGGCTCATACTTGTATGTATTAAAAGGTTTCTTCCAAAGATACTTTTCCAGAACTTGTTTTTTCTTACACAATTTTTGCGAGATGTTACAGGAATTCAATGTCGTAGCTAATTTGGTAAACCAATTATATTATTTGTAATTTTGCCGCACTAGCAAAATACAATATGACTACACAACAACTACACGAACAAATTCTTCAGAAAAAATCATTTTTATGCGTTGGTTTAGATCCAGACCTAGCAAAATTACCGCAGCATTTATTAGAAACAGAAGATCCTATTTTTGAATTTAATAAAGCGATAATCGATGCTACACACGATTTAACTGTTGGTTATAAGCCAAATACAGCATTTTTTGAAGCATACGGAATAAAAGGATGGATGTCTTTGCAGAAAACAATTAATTACATCAACGAAAATTATCCTGAAATATTTACGATCGCCGATGCAAAACGCGGAGATATCGGGAATACTTCAAGTATGTATGCAAAAGCTTTTTTTGAAGATTTAAATTTTGATAGTGTAACCGTTGCGCCATATATGGGAAAAGATTCTGTTGAACCTTTTTTGGCTTTCGAAAACAAGCACACTATAATGTTAGCTTTAACATCAAATGAAGGTGCTTTCGATTTTCAGACTTTAACCACAAACGGAAAAGAATTGTACAAACAAGTTTTGGAAACTTCTAAAACGTGGAAAAACAGCGAAAACTTAATGTATGTTGTAGGCGCAACAAAAGCAGAATATTTTACAGAAATTAGAAAAATTGTTCCAGACAGCTTTTTACTAGTTCCTGGAATTGGCGCTCAAGGCGGAAGTTTGTCAGAAGTTTGCAAATACGGAATGAATGATAAAATTGGTCTTTTGGTAAATTCTGCAAGAGCAATTATTTACGCTTCAAACGGAACTGACTTTGCTCAAAAGGCTAGGGAAGAAGCTTTGAAAGTACAGCAGGAAATGGAAGGGATTATTAATACAAAGTTTCAGGTTTAAGGTTTCAAGTTTATTACTTTGAACATAATTTTATCGCAAAGTCGCAACGCTTTATTTACAAAGCTTTGCGAACTTTGTGTTTTATACAAAACCTAGTAAATGTAAAACCTTTGCGTTAAAACCACGATCCAATTAACTTCAAACAAATAAAACTTGAAACATGAAACAACTTAAAGACCAGCTGGGCACTTTACATTCTTTTGAATCAGCTCCCAAGCGTATAATTTCTCTAGTTCCTTCTCAAACCGAATTATTATACGATCTAGGTTTAGAAGATAAAATTATCGGAATTACGAAGTTTTGTGTACATCCGTTTCATTTTAAGTCGACTAAAAAGATTGTTGGTGGGACAAAGAAAATTCACTTCGAGAAAATAAAGCTTTTACAGCCTGATATTATCATTTGCAATAAAGAAGAAAACACAGAAGAAATTGTAAATCAGTTACAGGAAATTTGTCCGGTTTGGGTTACGAATATTGTTTCTATTGACGATAACTTTCAGATGATTTCAGATTTCGGGCAATTGTTCAATTGCAGAACCGAAGCCCAAAAATGGAATGATAAACTGACTTTTGCTTTAAGCGATTTCAAGAATTACGTAAAAGACATCCCGTCTAAAAAAGCAGCTTATTTCATTTGGAAAAATCCATATATGGTTGCTGGAAACGATACTTATATAAATGAATTATTAAAACTGAATCATTTTACAAATATATACGAAGATAAAGGACGTTATCCAGAAATTGAATTAAAGAAGATGCGTTTAGAAGGAGATCCAGATATTGTTTTCCTTTCTTCAGAACCGTATCCTTTTAAAGAAGAAGATGCTTTTGAAATTGGAAGATTTACGCATCACGCTAAAACTATTTTCGTCGACGGCGAAATGTTCTCTTGGCACGGAAGCCGATTATTTAAGGCTTTTGCTTATTTCAAATTACTACACGAAAGGTTGAAGAATTAGCTTTGCATTTTTTGTTGGATCGTGATTTTAACGCAAAGAACGCAAAGATTCTTTTTATGCAAGGTTTATAGAAAACATAAAGTTTACAAAGTTTTGTATTATAGCTTTGCGAACTTTGCGAAAAAACCTTTGCGTTCTTTGCGGTAGAAATTATGCTCAAAGTATAAGTAACCTGTAACGAAAATCTATAAAAAAAGAATGCCGGCATCTCGAAGACGCCGGCATCATTTAACTAACCAAAACCAAAATAATAAATAACCAGTTTATTACATTACAAATGTCCGACATATATCAATCTTATGCTGTTAAGGTTTTGTTATTACTTTGTTGAGCATAAGTTAAGATTTATAAAATCATTGTTTTGAGCTTTCTGCAGCATAGAATAATTTTTAATTATTAAAATATAATAACTATCAAATTTGTTTATTAATTCAGTTGGTTTTGATTTAATATAATGATAAAATATTAGAAATCAGAAAAATACATTTAAAGTAAAATTAACAACTGCTTGTAAAAAGCTGTTTTTCAACCTGCCAAAATACATACAATGAGGTTTTTTGAGGTTGTTTTTAAAAGATGAAGAGTTATTAAAAACATAAAACCCGACAGCGTTATAAACTGTCGGGTTTTTATTTTGTTTTATTAAATCTCAGAATTTCATGCTTAAGAAAAAACTACTGTTTTATTGCTGTAAACCATTGTTTTTCTTTCTGCATGCAATTTAATTGCCCTTGCTAAAACAATTCTTTCTAGATCGCGTCCTTTCATGATAAAATCTTCTACCGAATGAATGTGAGAAACTCTCGCAATATCTTGTTCAATAATCGGACCTTCGTCTAGTTCTTCTGTAACATAGTGACTTGTTGCACCAATAATTTTTACACCGCGTTTAAATGCCGAATGATACGGTTTCGCTCCTGGAAAAGCAGGTAAAAACGAATGATGAATATTGATAATTTTATTTTCGTAAAGCGAAATCAATTTTGGAGTGACAATTTGCATGTAACGGGCCAAAACAATAAAATTGATTTCATATCTTTTTAATAGCTCAATTTGTCTTGCTTCACCTTCTTCTTTATTCTCTTTGGTAAAAGGCACATAGTGAAACGGAATATCAAAACGTTCAGCAATTGACCTTAAATCATTATGATTACTAATGATAAGCGGAATTTCGACATTTAGTTCTCCAGCACTGTAACGTCCTAAAATATCAAATAAACAATGATCATATTTAGAAACAAATAATGCCATTTTAGGTTTTTGCTCCTGGCTGTACAAATCCCAAGACATATTAAATTTGACAGCGAGAGTTTTATCAAAATCTTCTTTTAAACTTTCAATAGTAATTTGCGGATTGGTAAATTCACATTCCAATCGCATAAAAAATACATTTTGCTCTACATCAACATGCTGATCAATATAGGTGATATTTCCTTCTACTTTAGCAATAAAAGTAGTCACAGAGGCGATAATATTCTTTTGATCTCCACAATGAATGAGTATTGTTATTTTTTGCATTTTGGTATTTAATTTTGGTTAGTGACAAGTTGCAAAGGTCCAAAGTTGCAAAGGCTGCTTTGTATCTTTGTGCCTTTGAATCTTTTTAACTTCAGAAAAAATTATTTTCCGTCCTGCATTGCAAATACACTTTTTAATAAAGGAGTTGTTCTTGCACTTATATTATTACGGATTTCTTTTTCTTCTACAGCAATCATTTTAAAAACTCCAGATAAAGCTTGAGTTGTTGTATAGTCAGTCAAATCTGGATTTACTTTTTTAACTAATGGAATCGTGTTGTATTTGTTTATGATTTTTGTCCAAACAACATCAGCGCCTACTTTTTCGAAAGAACTTTTAATCACAGGATTAAATTTTCCATATAAAGCAGAAGTTGTACTTCCTTGCAAATAGCTTGTAGCAGCGCTGTCGTTTCCTAGTAAAATATTTTTAGCGTCTGTAAAAGACATATTTTTTACTGCCGAAACAAATATTGGCGTAGCTTCTTTCACTGCATCTTCTGCAGCACGGTTCAGCATTTTTATTCCTTCATCTGCAAGAGAGCTTAAACCTACTTTTCTTAGAGTAGCATCTACTTTTTGTAATTCTTGCGGCATTAAAATTTTTACAGCTTCATTTTTATAAAAGCCATCTACTGCAGTTAATTTACTTACTTGTAGGGTAATTCCTTTGTTTAAAGCTTCTTTTAGACCCGAAGCAATGTCTACACCACCAACTCCAGGAATCTGGGATGATATTTGAGGTAATTGATTTAAGGTCTGTTGTACCTGCGCACAAGACGTAAGAGAAAATGTAACGGCTAATAATAAAATCTTTTTCATTTGTTGGGGATTATTAAGTTTCAAAAATACTACTTATTCAAAAATAAAGCCATAAAAATATTCTGAGAGGGTAAACAATTTGTTTGATAAATAACAAAGTCTAGTTTTAAGGTTTTTTATTATTTTATAGATCGATTTTTTTGGTTTGGATTCGAAGACGTATAGAGAAATTTGACTTAACAAATAATATCCTGATAACCTAATTTTTCAATTCTTTCATCTAAAAGAAGTATACCAACTCCATTTTCTTCATCCCATGTACAATCAAATGCAAGTCCAATTGATCGACTTGCAAAAATTCCTGCATGAGGAATATTAATACCAACAAAAGTTATGTTTTCAATTAGTTCTTCAAGTGTTTCAATGGCTGGGTAAAAAGCATTAAACTCAAGATGATAACCAAGTTCTTTTCTTTTTTCTTGATAATAATTTAATATTGATGGTAGAATTTTATATTGTATATTTTTCCATTCGGCCATTAAAAAATTATACGACTCATATTGCTGTTTGTCAAATTCTCCAGATTCTTCTCCATTAATAGTTATTGAAATTTCAACTTCTTTATCTAAGAATTGAATCTGAGTATATTTGCACCAAATATAATTGTATTCAAGTTCTCCAAAAATTGGGTCTTTGATAGTCATTTTATAAATTGAATAAATTAAAAAAAAATCACCTTATGAATAATAAGATGATTTTATTAGTATTAAGTTTTAACGATTACTAAAAGCAATTTCTTCTAAAGCTTTTGGATTACTGATGGCTTTATAGACTTCTTGTTTTCGCATATGATCAGTATCACTTGTTCCTGTACTAAGAATAAGTTTTTTAGGAATAATTGGTTTTTCATCGAAAATAGAACTATATAATAAAACGGCCTGCAAAAATCCGCCATCATTTAAAAAATGCAGTGTTTCTCTTCCGAAACGAAGACGATCCTTATTGTCTTTTAGGTATTGGTAACCACTTTTACCATTGTAAGCATCTTTAACTGCGTCACCAATTCTCAATAAACCTGCATTTTTTAAAAATGTTGCCGCTCCCATCGCATTTTTACGTAGTTCGTTATAGTAATTGTTATAGTTGGAGTCTGTGTAAGGTACTGGAGACATTGCTTGGTATACATATATAGCAGCATCTGGACTGTTTTTATGTATTTTTTCAACAATAAATTTTAAATTATTTTTATACTTCTCAGGATCGTTTAATGCAATTGGTGTTGCTTCTTGAAGCACAACATAATCGTAGTAATTTCCATCTTTGTCTATATTAGAAAAATTTTGGTTGGCTTCCGTTTTATTGGTGTAGTAAACTTTGTCAAGAGGAACACCCATTGTCACTAACTGCTGTACATTAATATGCTGCTGATTGGCATTGCATAGTTCTTGAAATAATGTTGAAGTGCTGACAAAATATTCTAATTGGCTGTTGCCCATAAATAAAATACGCGGAGGGCCAACAGCTTTAGGCGCTTTAGGTCTGGGAATATTATGGGCTCCAATAAAACTTTCAGGTGTTTTTGAATTATTGCAGCCAGAAATTAGCATTAATATTGCAGTAAATAGAAAAAAGTATTTTTTCACTGTGATTTAATTAAAAAAAAATTTCGGCAAATCTCTTTTTAAATAAAACCACTTTTAGCCCTTATATGCTTTTAAAGTATCATTTTAAGACAATATTAAAGTGAGCGTATTTATTAAATAGTAAACTCAGGATTGTAAACTGGATTATTTTTATTCAATTCTGCCAGAATGATTTGGGTATAATCTTTTCCTCCTTTAATTAAAAAATAAAAAGATTTAATGACATAAACTGGCCCCCACGGGAAAGCTCTCCAGCCTAAGGCTAAATTTTTAAAGAAATGTTTTAAGGCATATTTAAAAGTTTTTTCTTCTGGGCGAACAAAATAAATATTTGAGCCTTTAAATTTTTTCATCAGTTTTGAAATAGTATTAGGAAAAATAACAAATCTTCCGCCTTGCTGCACTAATACATTTATCTCAAACATTGTTAGACCTTCGATATTATTTGTTTTCATAATAATTAGTTTTAAGTATTATAAAATTAGTGGTATAATTACAGGGCAAAATTCGTGAAGTTTATAGAAGTAAATTGCCTCTAAAAGCTTTAATAGTAATAACTTAAGTTTTTTTTTGGGGTTACTAAAAAAGACTAAAAAAGAGAGAAACTATCAAAAAATGATAACTTCTCTCTAAAATTTAATAGAATTTATATTATTGACCTACAACAGCATTTTCGCCAGTTAACTCTTTGTCTTTTTCATAAACATCCTGGAAGAAACCAATTTCACCATTTTCATTTACTAATGAAGTAAAATAGGTAATATAAATGGGTACTTTTTTAGTCAATTTAAAACTATTTTCTGTTTTTCCAGCCATAGCTTTATCAATTTTTGCAGGTGTCCATTCTGGATAATCTTTAAGCATTGCAACAGCCAATTCTTTTGCCATTTTTACATTTATACAACCGTGGCTGAAAGTTCTTTTTTCAAAATCGAATAAAGTTTTAGATGGCGTATCGTGCATGTAAATATCGTCTTGGTTTGGAAACATAAATTTCACTAACCCTAAAGAGTTGTCTGGTCCTGGTTTTTGTCTCACTTGGCCATTTACCATTTCCATATTTTTTTCTGCAAGATAATTAGGATCTGCAGCAATTTTAGATTTCAATTCGTTTTGTACAATACTTTGAGGAACTGTCCAATATGGGCTGAAAACGATTCTGTCAATTTCTCCATTAAAAATGGTTGTTTTTGTCAAAGGTGCTCCAACAAACACACTCGAAGTCAATTCTACTTTTCCGTTTTTCACATAAACCAATTCAAAAGAAGGAACATTTACTAAAACATACTCATCGCTGGCTGCAATTTGAGCCGAAATTGCTCGGCATCTTTCCATGTTTAATTTCAAAGTCTCTACTCTGTCGGACAGCGGAATATTCATTTCATTAATATGCTCTTCTGCAAGAATATAGTTAGGTTTAAATCCGTTACGAACTTTGTATTTCATCACAGCATCCATTAATTCACGATCGTACACGTTGCTTTTAGAATCACTTTTTAAATCTCCTAATAAATACAAACGGGTTCTAACTTGAGCGATAGTGCTCGAAACAGCATCTGGACGTAACTCTTTATAAGGTGTTTCTTCTGGAACAATTGGTTTCCATTTATTTGATCGTTCTAATCTTTTGTATTTTTTTAGAACGTCTTGTAATTTATAATATTGGTCATATTCTACTTTAACGTCTTCTGTTGTTGTTGAAGCAGTAGCTTCTTCGATGGTACTGTAGTTTAAGAAATCTTTCAACATTGCGTCGTAAGACAATTTTTTCTTATCTGCATTACTTTTTTTAGCATACACTACATATAAAGAACTTAAAAGCATATCTGCATCTGTTTTAGATAGCTTTGTTTCAGATGATCGGTCAAAAAGTTGATCAATTTCTTTTTGGTAAGGAATAACTAAATCATTTGTTTTTTTTGCTTTTTCATACAAAACAGTTCCAAATTCGTTAATATCATCTTCGTCAAACCAAATAGTTCCTAGAGTTCTGTTTTTGTACAATGACATTACATCAGATTTGTATTTTTTCAAATCAGAATATCTTTTAAAGAAGTCATTGGAAACTTTATCGTTTACATCATCATTGTTGTAAACAACCAAAGCGTTTGATGTTTTTTTATCTGAAAGAGTGTTTTTTTCAATTCTATTAAAAGAAGATATAAAGAAACTCAAACCTAAAATTACGGCGAATGAATAATATGTTTTCATTTTTTAAATTTTTACGTTATTACTTTTTATGTTAAGTTGTTTGGTAAAAATTTGGGGCTTTTCTACAATGCTAAATTACTCTAGAACGTCTTGTAACATGTTTCCTGATTATGTTTAAATGTTGCGAAATTGCCATGTCTTTAAGCTTTCTTTAACTATATCAATTAGTTACGTAAAATGTTACCCTTTTGGATTGCGAAATCGATTTATTTTTGTTAAGATAAGCTTATAGTAGGGATCGAATATTAAAATATTTTGTAAATTGCCCTCATAAAATTATCATATTCATAAAATGGAACAACAAATACCATATATTCCTAAAAATAAAGTAAGAATTGTCACTGCTGCTTCGCTTTTCGACGGACATGATGCCGCCATAAATATTATGCGTCGTATTATTCAGTCAACAGGAGTTGAAGTAATTCACCTAGGCCATGACAGAAGCGTTGAAGAAGTGGTAAATACCGCTATTCAAGAAGATGCCAATGCTATTGCTATGACATCTTACCAAGGCGGGCACAATGAATACTTTAAATATATGTATGATCTGCTTCATGAAAAAGGAGCGGGGCATATAAAAATATTCGGCGGCGGCGGCGGTGTAATTCTGCCAAGCGAAATTGCCGAATTGCATGAATATGGTATTACCAGAATTTATTCTCCAGACGACGGACGTTCTTTAGGTTTGCAGGGAATGATTAATGACTTGGTTGAACGTTCTGATTTTCCTATCGGAGATCAATTGAACGGAGAAGTAGATCACATCGAAAATAAAGTGCCTACAGCCATTGCACGTTTGATTTCTGCTGCAGAAAACTTCCCAGAAATTGCAAAACCTGTTTTTGATAAAATTCACGAAAACAATACGAGTTCTAAAATTCCAGTTTTAGGAATTACAGGAACTGGTGGAGCAGGAAAATCTTCTTTGGTAGATGAATTGGTTCGTCGTTTTTTAATTGATTTCCCAGAAAAAACAATCGGATTAATTTCTGTCGACCCTTCGAAGAGAAAAACAGGAGGAGCACTTTTAGGAGACAGAATTCGTATGAATGCCATAAATAATCCACGTGTTTATATGCGTTCGCTGGCAACTCGCCAGTCGAATTTGGCTTTGTCTAAATATGTAGCCGAGGCGATTCAGGTTTTAAAAGCCGCAAAATACGATTTGATTATTTTGGAAACTTCGGGTATTGGTCAGTCTGATACTGAAATTATGGATCATTCTGATGTGTCCTTATATGTAATGACACCAGAATTTGGAGCCGCAACACAATTGGAAAAAATCGACATGCTTGATTTTGCCGATTTAGTGGCTTTAAACAAATTTGATAAACGCGGCGCACTTGATGCTTTGCGCGATGTAAAAAAACAATATCAGAGAAATCATAATCTTTGGGATAAAAATCCTGATGAAATGCCGGTTTTCGGAACAATCGCTTCTCAGTTTAACGATCCAGGAATGAACACGCTTTACAAAGCGATTATGGATAAAGTGGTGGAGAAAACCGATTCTGATTTGAAATCGACTTTTGAAATCACCAAAGAAATGAGCGAGAAGATCTTCGTGATTCCGCCGGGAAGAACACGTTATTTATCTGAAATTGCAGAGAATAACAGAAGTTATGATGAAATCGCACTTTCGCAGCAAAAAGTAGCGCAGAAATTATACGGAATTTTCAAAACCATCGAATCGGTTTCTGGGAAAGTGCCGCAGATCACAAAAGCAGGAATTGACGATTCGACTGTTTTAACTGCAGGATTTCAAGAACACGACGAAAATAGAATCTTTTTAAATCTTTTACTGAATCAATTCGATAAAGTAAAAATGGATTTAGATCCGTATAATTGGGAGATTATCTTGAATTGGGATGAAAAAGTAGCGAAATACAAAAATCCGGTTTATAGTTTTAAAGTCCGTGATAAAGAAATCAAGATTGCCACGCATTCTGAAAGTTTATCGCATTTACAGATTCCGAAAATTGCTTTGCCTAAATACGAAGGCTGGGGCGATATTCTGCGTTGGAATTTACAGGAAAATGTTCCTGGCGAATTTCCGTTTGCTTCGGGATTATATCCGTTTAAACGTGAAGGCGAAGATCCGTCAAGAATGTTTGCGGGCGAGGGCGGACCAGAAAGAACTAATAAACGTTTTCATTACGTAAGTGCAGGAATGCCTGCAAAACGTCTTTCGACTGCTTTTGACAGCGTAACCTTATACGGAAACGATCCAGATTTACGTCCAGATATTTATGGAAAAATAGGAAATGCAGGAGTTTCAATCTGCTGTCTGGATGATGCGAAAAAACTATATTCAGGTTTCGATTTGGTTCACGCTTTAACTTCGGTAAGTATGACCATCAACGGACCAGCGCCTATGCTGTTAGGTTTCTTTATGAATGCCGCAATCGATCAGCAATGCGAATTGTACATCAAGGCCAACGAATTAGAAAAAGAAGTTGAAGCTAAAATCAACAAAAT contains:
- a CDS encoding DNA starvation/stationary phase protection protein encodes the protein MSPNIGISPKNLKKSATILATILSNEMTLYVKTRKFHWNISGNSFMELHKLFEDQYRILEANIDEVAERISQLGEKTIGTMKEFIENSTIKESPKEYASQKHMLSELLENHEQLVTEFRDYIPVFENETNDAGSADFVTGLLQEHEKMAWILRRYQV
- a CDS encoding DUF4197 domain-containing protein yields the protein MKKILLLAVTFSLTSCAQVQQTLNQLPQISSQIPGVGGVDIASGLKEALNKGITLQVSKLTAVDGFYKNEAVKILMPQELQKVDATLRKVGLSSLADEGIKMLNRAAEDAVKEATPIFVSAVKNMSFTDAKNILLGNDSAATSYLQGSTTSALYGKFNPVIKSSFEKVGADVVWTKIINKYNTIPLVKKVNPDLTDYTTTQALSGVFKMIAVEEKEIRNNISARTTPLLKSVFAMQDGK
- a CDS encoding DUF2004 domain-containing protein: MTIKDPIFGELEYNYIWCKYTQIQFLDKEVEISITINGEESGEFDKQQYESYNFLMAEWKNIQYKILPSILNYYQEKRKELGYHLEFNAFYPAIETLEELIENITFVGINIPHAGIFASRSIGLAFDCTWDEENGVGILLLDERIEKLGYQDIIC
- a CDS encoding helical backbone metal receptor, with translation MKQLKDQLGTLHSFESAPKRIISLVPSQTELLYDLGLEDKIIGITKFCVHPFHFKSTKKIVGGTKKIHFEKIKLLQPDIIICNKEENTEEIVNQLQEICPVWVTNIVSIDDNFQMISDFGQLFNCRTEAQKWNDKLTFALSDFKNYVKDIPSKKAAYFIWKNPYMVAGNDTYINELLKLNHFTNIYEDKGRYPEIELKKMRLEGDPDIVFLSSEPYPFKEEDAFEIGRFTHHAKTIFVDGEMFSWHGSRLFKAFAYFKLLHERLKN
- a CDS encoding L,D-transpeptidase family protein, giving the protein MKTYYSFAVILGLSFFISSFNRIEKNTLSDKKTSNALVVYNNDDVNDKVSNDFFKRYSDLKKYKSDVMSLYKNRTLGTIWFDEDDINEFGTVLYEKAKKTNDLVIPYQKEIDQLFDRSSETKLSKTDADMLLSSLYVVYAKKSNADKKKLSYDAMLKDFLNYSTIEEATASTTTEDVKVEYDQYYKLQDVLKKYKRLERSNKWKPIVPEETPYKELRPDAVSSTIAQVRTRLYLLGDLKSDSKSNVYDRELMDAVMKYKVRNGFKPNYILAEEHINEMNIPLSDRVETLKLNMERCRAISAQIAASDEYVLVNVPSFELVYVKNGKVELTSSVFVGAPLTKTTIFNGEIDRIVFSPYWTVPQSIVQNELKSKIAADPNYLAEKNMEMVNGQVRQKPGPDNSLGLVKFMFPNQDDIYMHDTPSKTLFDFEKRTFSHGCINVKMAKELAVAMLKDYPEWTPAKIDKAMAGKTENSFKLTKKVPIYITYFTSLVNENGEIGFFQDVYEKDKELTGENAVVGQ
- a CDS encoding methylmalonyl-CoA mutase family protein codes for the protein MEQQIPYIPKNKVRIVTAASLFDGHDAAINIMRRIIQSTGVEVIHLGHDRSVEEVVNTAIQEDANAIAMTSYQGGHNEYFKYMYDLLHEKGAGHIKIFGGGGGVILPSEIAELHEYGITRIYSPDDGRSLGLQGMINDLVERSDFPIGDQLNGEVDHIENKVPTAIARLISAAENFPEIAKPVFDKIHENNTSSKIPVLGITGTGGAGKSSLVDELVRRFLIDFPEKTIGLISVDPSKRKTGGALLGDRIRMNAINNPRVYMRSLATRQSNLALSKYVAEAIQVLKAAKYDLIILETSGIGQSDTEIMDHSDVSLYVMTPEFGAATQLEKIDMLDFADLVALNKFDKRGALDALRDVKKQYQRNHNLWDKNPDEMPVFGTIASQFNDPGMNTLYKAIMDKVVEKTDSDLKSTFEITKEMSEKIFVIPPGRTRYLSEIAENNRSYDEIALSQQKVAQKLYGIFKTIESVSGKVPQITKAGIDDSTVLTAGFQEHDENRIFLNLLLNQFDKVKMDLDPYNWEIILNWDEKVAKYKNPVYSFKVRDKEIKIATHSESLSHLQIPKIALPKYEGWGDILRWNLQENVPGEFPFASGLYPFKREGEDPSRMFAGEGGPERTNKRFHYVSAGMPAKRLSTAFDSVTLYGNDPDLRPDIYGKIGNAGVSICCLDDAKKLYSGFDLVHALTSVSMTINGPAPMLLGFFMNAAIDQQCELYIKANELEKEVEAKINKIYKDKGIERPKYQGDLPEGNNGLGLMLLGVTGDQVLPLDVYNEIKAKTLSQVRGTVQADILKEDQAQNTCIFSTEFALRLMGDVQEYFITKNVRNFYSVSISGYHIAEAGANPITQLAFTLSNGFTYVEYYLSRGMNINDFGPNLSFFFSNGVDPEYSVIGRVARKIWAKAMKNKYGANERAQMLKYHIQTSGRSLHAQEIDFNDIRTTLQALYAIYDNCNSLHTNAYDEAITTPTEESVRRAMAIQLIINKELGLAKNENPIQGSFIIEELTDLVEAAVLQEFDRITERGGVLGAMETMYQRSKIQEESLYYETLKHNGDFPIVGVNTFLSSKGSPTVIPAEVIRATEEEKQYQITMLDNLHQFHEAKVNEHLNTLQQAAIKNENLFDHLMEATKVCSLGQITSALFEVGGQYRRNM
- the pyrF gene encoding orotidine-5'-phosphate decarboxylase, with protein sequence MTTQQLHEQILQKKSFLCVGLDPDLAKLPQHLLETEDPIFEFNKAIIDATHDLTVGYKPNTAFFEAYGIKGWMSLQKTINYINENYPEIFTIADAKRGDIGNTSSMYAKAFFEDLNFDSVTVAPYMGKDSVEPFLAFENKHTIMLALTSNEGAFDFQTLTTNGKELYKQVLETSKTWKNSENLMYVVGATKAEYFTEIRKIVPDSFLLVPGIGAQGGSLSEVCKYGMNDKIGLLVNSARAIIYASNGTDFAQKAREEALKVQQEMEGIINTKFQV
- the purU gene encoding formyltetrahydrofolate deformylase, producing the protein MQKITILIHCGDQKNIIASVTTFIAKVEGNITYIDQHVDVEQNVFFMRLECEFTNPQITIESLKEDFDKTLAVKFNMSWDLYSQEQKPKMALFVSKYDHCLFDILGRYSAGELNVEIPLIISNHNDLRSIAERFDIPFHYVPFTKENKEEGEARQIELLKRYEINFIVLARYMQIVTPKLISLYENKIINIHHSFLPAFPGAKPYHSAFKRGVKIIGATSHYVTEELDEGPIIEQDIARVSHIHSVEDFIMKGRDLERIVLARAIKLHAERKTMVYSNKTVVFS